cagtttttttctaTTTAAGTTAGTTGCTATTGtgtatacaaaatacaaacagctCTAGCACTAGAAAGATATGGTTAATATAGCCTATAGCCACTATTACATTACTTTACATactaaataaaattttatttaacaCCTTTTTATACTCAAATGGTGAAATTtcggccccactgaaatcaatgcgagttttttgccatggacttcactggtgtcaaagtattttacaatgtAATGCATTAAATTCAGGGCCTTTAATCAAACGTGGCCGCTAACGTACACACAACAGTTACTCACATGAGCCTTGGATATTAGAATCTGTTTTACTGAGAGGTGGAACATTGGTTGACAACCAGCAGTTGGTTTATTTATAGGAAATTAATCTAGAGCATTCAGCAGTATAGTATATGAACACCTATTTGTTCCTCACCCATTTCATTAACTGCTATGGCATCTTCAATTATAACCTGGAGAGATAGCACTTTTTAAACACAGCATCTAATGGAAGATAACCTTTAATGGTACAGCAGCCCCTTCCTATTCTTTTGTTAGCATTCAATCTGATATGAGATTTTAATTTGCATGATGGTGCACACAGAACAATGGTTTTGCCATAACTTGTATTTCCTTGAGATTGTCagaaatgtaatattttacatTAATTATAGGATTGAAGAATTAACTGGTAACtagattacatttatttttacactagtgtatattcagtgaagttacactgcTAGTGCAGTATAGATAAAAACAATAAATCCTACTGTACTGTAGTGCAGTTTTTGCATTTAATGCTAAGAATTAGTAaacctagtttaaaaaaatgtatagtaTCAACAAGATTTGTTAACTTTATTCTTTTACAGAAAGACCAAGAGAGTTTTTGATACATGCACTGGAAAGAGTGAAGCTTGCAAAACTAACTGATGCGGAATATCCTTATCTTGTGGATGAATCAAATTTGGATGCCATGTTTGAAATGCTGGACACTGCAAGTCAAGGCTATATAACTTTAGTGCAGTACAAAGGAGGTTTGTCTTCCTTGCTTAGCATTTTTTAATTaacatgattttttatttatttacagatgAGAACTTTAATACAGTGCAGAATATTTAGGCTATAAAATGCAAGGTTGTTGCTCAAAAGAATGTGAGATAGTTTCATTAAAGAAATTTCTCAACCTGTCAGAATTTAGCATTGATAGAAAAACGATTTACTTATTGCAAAACAAGAGAGACACCTCCCACCACTCCCTTCCCCGCTCTTGTATACAATATTTGACCAATAAGGTCTAAAAATAATCTACACTAGAGCTGGCAACATTAAAAAGTTATATTTTGTTTACCAGCTAGATCTTTGTGACTCAGAAAAAAGTAGTACATTTTGGATGTAAAATTAGACTTCTGTGGGTTTGCATTGCAAGGTTTAAAAGgattctcttttaaaaacctttATAGCTCTCAAAACCTTGGGGTTAAGTACTCAAGATTTGCCTTATGAAGAAGATGCAACTATCACATTGGAAATATTCAAGAAAGAAGTGTAAGTAAAGTGACTTTTTTACCCTTTGGCTTTATGTGGGGGAGATAAAGATTTGTAGCTAAGTGTAATTGCATGAATTCTTGTATTAAGCTGTTTAAAAAAGTAGTATTAAAAAGCATAATGATATTTTTAGAATCAGGTCTTAAATCTAGTCACAGCTGCTCAACTTCAGTTTGAATATCAGGCACTTGTCACCTTATGTTCATATCCTTtaattatgttaaaaaataaaaacgtCACTTTTAAGTCAAATTTAAACTAGAAGCGATTGGATTACATTTAGTTTTCCTTGTGAGGTGGATCATAATAAACGAGTAGTGATAGACTGaggaacagtttaaaaatatgttctaATTTATGGAGTACCATGGGGAGCACTAGCAAAAAAGCTCACAGTTCTGAAAGTCATCATATTTCTACAAGTAGGTCAGATATTTTGCTATTGGTGCCACTGTTctctctaaagcaggggtgggcaaactatggcccgggggctaCATCCGCCCCTCCAGATGTCTTAATTGGTCTCTGGAGCTCCTGCCAGCAAGCAGGgttggggcttgccccactccatgcagctcccagaagcagtggcatgtccccccccggctcctatgcatagggacaGCGAAGGGGcactgcacgctgcccccgcagctcccattggccgggaaccgtggccagtgggagctgcaggtgcggcgtctgcggacagggcagcgcgcacagccgcctggccacgcctcctcatagtggggacatgctgctgcttctgggagctgtttgaggtaagcgccacccggagcctgcaccccaaccccctgccccagccctgatcccctcccaccctccaaacccttggtcccagcctgaagcagcttcctgcacccccaacccctcatccccagcctcctgccccagaccgaagctccctcctgcaccctgaactcatttc
The Eretmochelys imbricata isolate rEreImb1 chromosome 1, rEreImb1.hap1, whole genome shotgun sequence DNA segment above includes these coding regions:
- the EFCAB10 gene encoding EF-hand calcium-binding domain-containing protein 10, with product MAATGEQQGREYLERYKIPELLHNLSALLLYHRPERPREFLIHALERVKLAKLTDAEYPYLVDESNLDAMFEMLDTASQGYITLVQYKGALKTLGLSTQDLPYEEDATITLEIFKKEVKKLLQESWAIYQS